Proteins encoded together in one Musa acuminata AAA Group cultivar baxijiao chromosome BXJ3-6, Cavendish_Baxijiao_AAA, whole genome shotgun sequence window:
- the LOC103987272 gene encoding chalcone synthase 2-like produces MAKVEEIRRSQRAEGPATVLAIGTANPANVVYQADYPDYYFRITRSNHLPELKQRFKRMCDKTMIRKRYMFLNEEILKAYPNIGAYMAPSLDVRRDIMAVEVPKLAMQAAVKAIEEWGHPKSRITHLVFCTTVSFDLPGHDYQLVKLLGLNLSINRFTLSQHGCFAGGTVLRLAKDIAENNRGARVLVVCSELTTVTFRGAAETHLDNLVGQALFGDGAAAVIIGADPDPATERPLFQLISASQTLLPDSDGAIEGHLKEVGLTFHLLRDVPRIIAKNIEQNLVEAFEPLGISDWNSIFWIAHPGGPAILDAMEAKLGLDRAKLKATRQVMTEYGNMSSACVLFILDEMRKRSAEDGKATTGEGLEWGVLYGFGPGLTVETVVLRSVAISSR; encoded by the exons ATGGCCAAGGTGGAGGAGATCCGGCGATCGCAGAGGGCAGAGGGGCCAGCGACGGTACTTGCCATCGGCACCGCCAACCCGGCCAACGTCGTGTACCAGGCCGACTACCCTGACTACTACTTCCGCATCACCAGGAGCAACCACCTCCCTGAGCTCAAACAGAGGTTTAAGAGAATGT GTGACAAGACAATGATCCGTAAACGTTACATGTTCCTCAACGAGGAGATCCTGAAAGCGTACCCTAACATCGGCGCGTACATGGCACCGTCACTGGACGTCCGGCGGGACATCATGGCCGTGGAGGTACCGAAGCTGGCCATGCAGGCGGCAGTAAAGGCCATCGAAGAGTGGGGGCACCCCAAGTCCAGGATCACCCACCTGGTCTTCTGCACCACCGTCAGTTTCGACTTGCCCGGCCACGACTACCAGCTTGTcaagctcctcggactcaacctttCCATCAACCGCTTCACGTTGTCCCAGCATGGCTGCTTCGCCGGCGGCACGGTGCTCCGCCTCGCCAAGGACATAGCAGAGAACAACCGCGGCGCCCGGGTGCTCGTGGTCTGCTCCGAGCTCACCACCGTCACCTTCCGCGGGGCGGCGGAGACTCACCTCGACAACCTCGTCGGACAGGCCCTGTTCGGCGACGGCGCCGCCGCCGTCATCATCGGAGCTGACCCCGACCCCGCCACGGAGCGACCCCTCTTTCAGCTCATCTCGGCCAGCCAGACCCTCCTCCCCGACTCCGACGGCGCTATCGAGGGCCACCTCAAGGAGGTCGGCCTCACCTTCCATCTGCTCAGGGACGTGCCCAGGATCATTGCCAAGAACATCGAGCAGAATCTCGTGGAGGCCTTCGAGCCGCTGGGGATCAGCGACTGGAACTCCATCTTCTGGATCGCGCACCCCGGCGGACCCGCGATCCTCGACGCGATGGAGGCCAAGCTGGGGCTGGATAGGGCAAAGCTGAAGGCGACGAGGCAGGTGATGACCGAGTACGGGAACATGTCCAGCGCCTGCGTGCTGTTCATCCTCGACGAGATGAGGAAGCGGTCGGCCGAGGACGGGAAGGCGACCACCGGCGAGGGGTTGGAGTGGGGGGTGCTCTACGGGTTCGGTCCCGGCCTCACAGTGGAGACCGTGGTCTTGCGCAGCGTCGCCATTTCTTCCCGTTGA